From the genome of Bos indicus x Bos taurus breed Angus x Brahman F1 hybrid chromosome 14, Bos_hybrid_MaternalHap_v2.0, whole genome shotgun sequence, one region includes:
- the GPIHBP1 gene encoding glycosylphosphatidylinositol-anchored high density lipoprotein-binding protein 1, giving the protein MKALAAVLLALLWCRLQGRGRAQEDEDDDPDAGREGYDDEDEEEEEAGVPAGSRDSGPQCYTCQSLHKGESCEQVQSCVLPGTCKAIVSSWNTESGPQTTYSGWCADTCQAISRTVDGSLTTISCCQSSLCNTPPWQDPQGRGAGGPQGSPATVAATVLLSLLASLQEMGL; this is encoded by the exons ATGAAGGCACTGGCGGCTGTCCTGCTGGCTCTGCTGTGGTGCCGGCTGCAAG GGAGAGGGCGGGCGCAGGAGGACGAGGATGACGACCCGGACGCTGGGCGCGAAGGCTACGACGATGAGgacgaggaggaagaggaggccgGCGTGCCTGCGGGCAGCAGGGACTCAG GGCCGCAGTGCTACACGTGCCAGTCCCTGCACAAGGGGGAGAGCTGCGAGCAGGTGCAGAGCTGCGTGCTCCCCGGGACATGCAAAGCCATCGTCTCCTCCTGGAACACTG AGTCAGGTCCCCAGACCACCTACTCGGGATGGTGTGCAGACACATGTCAAGCCATCAGCAGGACGGTGGACGGATCTCTGACGACCATATCCTGCTGCCAGTCCAGCCTGTGCAACACCCCACCCTGGCAAGACCcccaggggaggggggcaggtggCCCCCAGGGGAGCCCTGCGACTGTGGCCGCCACCGTCCTGCTCAGCCTCCTGGCCAGCCTTCAGGAGATGGGGCTCTGA
- the LY6H gene encoding lymphocyte antigen 6H, with amino-acid sequence MLPAAMKGLGLVLLAALLCSSPAHGLWCQDCTLTTNSSHCTPKQCHPSDTVCATVWITDPSSSRKDHSVNKMCASSCDFVKRHFFSDYLMGFINSGILKVDVDCCEKDLCNGVAQAGRSPWALAGGLLLSLGPALLWAGP; translated from the exons ATGTTGCCTGCAGCCATGAAGGGCCTCGGCCTGGTGCTGCTGGCCGCTCTGCTGTGCTCGTCCCCCG CTCACGGCCTGTGGTGCCAGGACTGCACGCTGACCACCAACTCCAGCCACTGCACCCCGAAGCAGTGCCATCCATCAGACACGGTGTGTGCCACTGTCTGGATCACAGATCCCAGCAGCA GCAGGAAGGATCACTCCGTGAACAAGATGTGTGCCTCGTCCTGTGATTTTGTGAAGCGGCACTTTTTCTCAGACTATCTGATGGGCTTCATTAACTCTGGGATCTTGAAAGTGGACGTGGACTGCTGTGAGAAGGATTTGTGCAATGGGGTGGCACAGGCAGGGCGCAGCCCCTGGGCCCTGGCTGGGGGGCTCCTGCTCAGCCTGGGGCCCGCCCTCCTCTGGGCTGGACCCTGA